The sequence below is a genomic window from Humulus lupulus chromosome 3, drHumLupu1.1, whole genome shotgun sequence.
GGGGGTCAATGAGGAACGTTCCTGTAGGAGCCGGGCGGCGAAAGAACAAGCACTTAGCCTCTCAATTCCGCCACCTAATGGCTTCTGTGGACGGTACACAGATCAGTAGCGATGAACCTTCAACTGGGAAAGTCTTGAGATTTTGTCAAGAGCAAGTGCCAGACAATGTTGATGTGTCACAGTGTCAATCTTCGTCGTTGGAAGGAGATGTTGGCGCGCCTGCTCGGTCTCATGCTGTGCCATGCTACCCTGTTGTCTCTTGGAGTCCTGGTTGGAGTattcctgctgctgctgctgctgcagcaTCACAGCATTCTCAGCAGTTTTTTGTGTCAAACGCCGGTGATTCAAGCCAAGTTCAGTGGCTTCAAGCGCCGGTTTTGCCTGCTGCTCCAGGGCAATGCGCGCCAGCCGTTCCTGTCCAATTTGTGCAAGCAGCCTCATACTGGGGTTGTATGCCTGTTTGGGCTGCAGCTCAAGCAGGGAATGTTTCGATGTCTCCTACTCTTGGCAAGCACTCGAGAGAAGAGTCAGAGAAGTGTATTTTCGCCCCCAAAACTATGGGAATCGAGGGCGAGAATGACGCTTTGAAGAATCGAATTCGAGCTGGTTTAGGTTCTGAGATTGACAAGGAAAATTCTGTAGTGAATGGTAGTGTTTTCAAAAGGTTGGCACATAGTAAAATAGAAGGAAAGGATCATGTATTATATTCTTCTTCTCCGGTCCTTGAAGCAAATCCAGCAGCGGTTTCTCGCTCTCATTCATTCCAAGAGAGCACATAATTAAGCTCTACATTACATGTTTTAATATATACATGTTCTTATTTTGGTAAGATAAGATTATAGGGCTTGAACTTGGCTATTTACACATATATACTTTGCATCATCTTGTAGTAGTTTTTAGTTTGCTTGTTTAGGGTAGATTTTGGTTCTAAGAAAATTTATAAACAGTTGATAATGTTCTTTAAACTATATTTTCTTAGTTACTTGATCGTGGTTAGAAATGTGAATTTTACTTGTTCAAGATAGAGTAACGGTACACTATGCCTATGTAAATAAATCGGTATCGACTTTCCATTAAGGAAGGCttaataaaatatgaaatattttTCAGATTATTAAATGTAGTTTTCCAAATTTTAgagtttttatttatattttattttatagaatAATGGTATTATCCTAAAATTAAAATCAGAAATCTTAGAATCTTAGGGTTTGATTGGTTCACGAttgaaaaattgtatttttaaaaaatgtgtttttgaaaTGAAAATCTGTATTTATAGtcttaaaacatgtttttaaaaatgtgattggttcagaaTTCGtaaactattttttaattttaaaaaactgaatatgtgattggtagataatctgaaaatataaaaaaattatagatttGTAAGATTTTAGGATATAATGATTTGGATTTGGAGAAAACGTGAGAATAATATTTTCTATTTTATAACTTAAAGTTAGAATCAGTATTTGGATTGAGAATTTGAAAACAAATATCCAATCACATATTCATGTGGTCCTTCtattttttatagttttaaaaatcataaaattgaatttaaatttattacCAATGCACAACCACAATTCAAATTTGGAATCTCTCATAAATTGACAATTTACCACTATAACAATGCTCATGGTGAAAAATCACCCATCAAAGTAAATAGGAGATAAAAACTGAAGTAAATGACTGGACCCCTTCTCGTCAATTTATACACCAACGTCTATAAATACTAGTTTCTAGGTCCCAATTTTGGGGCACAAGCTATATGGAACGCAATCATTATGAAATTACTCATTGTTTCTCTAATTCTCATTCACATTTATATCTCTTCTATTATTTTGGTAGGTTACTACTACAATAATCGATGGTATCTCTTCTATTTTTATCTTTATTCTCCAATGTCTACAATCTCTTAAAGTCATTCtatcttattttctttatttgACGGTGAGTGTCAACCATCCAATATTGAGTGTTATTATTTGACAACTTAAGGTGTTCTACACCACATGAGGTAGCACCCTATGGTTAGTTAGCGATAGAGATGGCAAAAAAACCTGGTGGATCGGGGCAGGTTGGAGCCCCGACCCGACAGGGCAGCCTATGATTCGAAAATAAGCGGGGAAAAACTGGGGCGAATCGAGATCCGACCCAACCCGCTAGCAATTGAAGTGGGTCGGATCACGACCAGAcccggtttttttttttttttttttttttgtgaaaaagaattttttaaaaaaactaattacTACAACTATTTAGGGTGATccacaataaaatatatataaataaaacaaaatatatttaagagagatagataagaaaattgatgttttgctttgaagtatataaattttattttattttagtatgcaaaaacatttataaaaaaatttaggcaACTCATTTATGTCTAGTATGAGAGATTTTCttgccatttatttttatattgtaacatttaaaaaaaaaaaattagtctttctattattaaagaaaaaaaaaaccttgccGGGTCGGGTTTGACCCGCTCTATCACATCTGGGTCGGGTCTGACCCACTCTATCACATCTGGGGCGGGTCTGACTCGACCCGGATCAAAAGTCTTAACAGGGCGGGTCGGGTGGGGCAGAATCTTAGCGGGGCGGGGCAGATCTTTAGCGGGGCAGGGCCGACCCGCCCCATTTATATCCTTAGTTAGCGAtacctcataatacttattaaattcaaatgtgtggGACCTGATATTAGATTGCACCAACAACAATATGACACTTCCTTATGGTGTTGGGCACTAGTAGTGCTTCTTAGCATTTCTCAATTTGAAATGAAATCATCTCATTGAAGTTTCTACAATAATGTAAATAGAGTGCATGACTTCAATTATattcttataataataatttatattaagTTTTAAACTCATTTTTCTCAATAACGAATTATTGATGTGGGGGACAGTGAAGAGATAGGCTTAGTTGGTGCCACCTATGCATGTGGTAGTTTTTCTAGTCGTTTGTGGGCATCTTGACATAACATATATACCCCACATTGTGTAGTAGTAGTAAACAAAGGTTGTCCCATTTTTCCCATAGATACAAATACAATTTCCATCTTGACTCATTTTGAGTATGGGCACCATAAGTTATTGAATGATTTTGTGCGTAGTACCTTatgcaaaattttttttttttttgctcgcATACATATTTAGTACCTTAAATTcgaatttgataaataaaattttgttaatttGATCAAACTATcattagttatttataattaagtaattaaatttgaatttaagacACATattgattaaattagtaaaattttattgaataaatttgaatttagtatatcaaatatatacaattttaaaatacaaatatCATATAcatacgatttcaaaatacaaaatacaaaatcGAAAAACATAAAACACCAAATGGTTACCTATCCAATGTAGATTGTTAAAAGCCTGAAAAAAATATAGAATGATAAAAATAAAAGCACAAAAATATAAACACAGGGAAGAAGATAAAGATTCTCAGCTATAAATCATGGTAattctttctattttctttcttttgagtCATGTATTTCTTTGGGTTATACACAAATCTCTTTAAACCCGCTGTAGTCAAGCTTTATCTACAAGGAATACAACGACATTAATGGTGTTTGAATATTCGTAAACATGTACAACTTGAGCAAAAGAATTATGAGAGGacctaaaaataaaatgaaaataataataataaaaaaaatgttgccTAGCTTCATCAGCCAGGTTACTAATCTTGAGGCACTTCTAActaccatttttttctttctggTTTTAAATAATGAGGATTTTGAGCCCATCTTCCGATTCTACATGGCGAACCGACATAGCATATTAACATTATTAGTTCATGTCTGTGTGAATCAAGATCCTTTGTCTAGTTTTGGTGTCACAAGTCTAATCCAACCGATGAATTCACGAGTAGCGGGCTTTCAGCTTCCTCAAGAACTCTAATGTTTCTGTGTACGAGGGATCCAAACGGTTGACTGGTTTACAAGAATTTATATGATCAGTCGACTCCAACACCTACTCCAAAGTGTCATAATAAATTAGAAGCAAATAAGTAAATGAGCTAACTACAGATCATCCAAGTTCATAAAAACTGAAGATTTATCATCGACATTTATACTCACAACTAGTTCGCCAAATCCAGGATATGCTGATTCAATTGGTACTATTTCCATACGAAAGGCCCATCCTCCGTAGCCTTCAACAATTGGTGTAACTTTGGTCTGTAAAAACATTCAGACATATACCTATCAATCAATTAAGCTGACAAAGAAAAGAGAAGCATGAAAAGATGCAGAAACTGACACCTTTAAGACTACTACCTCACAGAAGCTGAGAACTTCAAGCAGCCCCTTCTTGTGAAGATGGCGAGTAAAGTCGTTAAGCTCTACTAATTTTGCAGATCCACT
It includes:
- the LOC133824759 gene encoding cyclic dof factor 3-like; the encoded protein is MSQIKNISENCIGTDQGIKLFGRTIPLRHTQIPTKSQIKDCDSDITKSEKDSPVKANSKENSEEKEEKEFKKPDKIIPCPRCKSMETKFCYFNNYNVNQPRHFCKNCQRYWTAGGSMRNVPVGAGRRKNKHLASQFRHLMASVDGTQISSDEPSTGKVLRFCQEQVPDNVDVSQCQSSSLEGDVGAPARSHAVPCYPVVSWSPGWSIPAAAAAAASQHSQQFFVSNAGDSSQVQWLQAPVLPAAPGQCAPAVPVQFVQAASYWGCMPVWAAAQAGNVSMSPTLGKHSREESEKCIFAPKTMGIEGENDALKNRIRAGLGSEIDKENSVVNGSVFKRLAHSKIEGKDHVLYSSSPVLEANPAAVSRSHSFQEST